Proteins from a single region of Trypanosoma brucei brucei TREU927 chromosome 7, complete sequence:
- a CDS encoding chaperone protein DNAJ, putative, which produces MRRHVSLVWLNAATGWRLHTATTSEGISEETREQLLEEEEFRAMDASQEDSEMLPIHHRLATKADALEAELKRLSFVLFEKPQLVVDDCPSTWTRRPANVVKIIRCYGATNACAKGRHQRPVGWVPPVGSSSTIVQTFNRMRHALLNMRKKKLGQPETALNDQLATLSADLDYLNRMKRLHALNFYGRMNLTPRRHIWLALYTLLWNSVIAIQNSLACVFFGTLRGIRDHGVVMGAIRGPATGFLRASQFLAYGLVLSPLIHVPSGLINSMYGVWNALSGKLFFEAGSGRWHYCSALTALWLHREVSLERRAIRSVGRLEFRRKNMRAENRWKDRLASMGFSFDRINEKFGGKHQKAQHTTRGRAENIENPYEVLQVKRNATLEQVKAQYKRLAKVFHPDTVQCGSEEERRKAREKFESISQAYQILSNPEKRRSYDLGGAQALRLHESKMGRFMARTPEEVVQSVFGGEIFKQKVLGQLLRSHWHLRNEAQVSVSLHEFEQLQVLRCFELTLELVRIVDVHAMAPAAKGCKHRSGQPQSEVADALIDELSGRKKNQPARERKQTTAQHKNQGDTPNNEGTGSPYELTCFTNEFNCFSRDFEDRCDRYTRHLAEACFGRELMYEVGQSYVISSQRFLGILPFYAPKLHVYKKIFSGVDRVYAAFREKVDDRAKDNPEWLARKVMTEYFSMEFDSVVADASCVLRFAAQNVLQDVAITEEQRRRRCYALWYLGDQMMRKGVPWSRTEVKRDDGELMAYIQQAANSAASTSKPGSF; this is translated from the coding sequence ATGCGGCGGCATGTTTCTTTAGTTTGGTTGAATGCGGCAACCGGCTGGAGGTTACATACCGCCACTACGAGTGAAGGGATATCGGAAGAGACACGTGAACAGTTgctggaagaggaggaattCCGAGCAATGGACGCTTCACAGGAAGACAGCGAAATGCTGCCGATACACCACCGACTCGCAACCAAGGCGGACGCTCTGGAAGCAGAACTGAAGAGGTTGTCTTTTGTGCTCTTTGAGAAGCCACAACTTGTAGTCGATGATTGTCCGTCCACATGGACGAGACGTCCGGCAAATGTTGTGAAGATAATCCGCTGCTATGGTGCAACGAATGCTTGCGCTAAAGGAAGACATCAGCGCCCTGTTGGATGGGTTCCGCCTGTAGGCTCCTCTTCAACTATCGTCCAAACCTTCAACCGCATGCGGCATGCGCTACTAAATATGCGAAAGAAGAAGTTGGGGCAGCCTGAGACGGCACTGAATGATCAATTAGCGACGCTGTCAGCTGACCTTGACTACCTCAACCGCATGAAGCGCTTGCATGCGCTTAATTTCTACGGCAGGATGAACTTGACACCCCGCCGCCACATTTGGTTAGCACTCTACACATTATTGTGGAACTCTGTAATTGCTATTCAGAATTCGTTAgcatgtgttttctttgGTACTTTGCGTGGAATTAGGGACCACGGAGTTGTCATGGGAGCTATTCGGGGGCCAGCTACGGGATTTTTACGCGCCTCGCAGTTCCTTGCCTATGGATTAGTTCTCTCACCTCTTATTCACGTTCCCTCCGGTCTGATAAACTCCATGTACGGCGTGTGGAACGCACTCTCTGGAAAACTTTTCTTTGAAGCTGGAAGTGGCCGGTGGCACTACTGCAGCGCCCTAACTGCTTTGTGGCTTCATCGTGAGGTATCGCTTGAGCGTCGCGCAATTCGAAGTGTTGGTCGGTTGGAATTCCGGCGGAAGAATATGAGGGCAGAGAATCGATGGAAAGACCGGCTCGCGTCGATGGGCTTCTCGTTTGACCGTATAAACGAGAAGTTTGGGGGAAAGCACCAAAAGGCACAACATACAACTCGTGGCAGGGCGGAGAATATCGAAAATCCTTACGAGGTACTTCAAGTGAAGCGGAATGCTACACTGGAGCAAGTGAAGGCTCAGTACAAGCGGTTGGCTAAAGTTTTTCATCCTGATACTGTTCAGTGTGGCAGCGAAGAAGAGCGCAGAAAAGCAAGGGAGAAGTTTGAGAGCATATCACAGGCTTATCAAATACTCTCCAATCCTGAGAAACGGCGTTCCTATGATCTTGGCGGGGCGCAGGCACTTCGGCTACACGAAAGTAAAATGGGACGGTTCATGGCGCGGACACCTGAGGAAGTTGTCCAAAGTGTGTTTGGTGGTGAAatttttaaacaaaaagtacTCGGGCAACTGTTGCGTTCCCATTGGCACTTGCGGAACGAAGCACAGGTGAGTGTTTCTCTCCACGAATTTGAGCAACTTCAGGTACTTCGCTGCTTTGAACTTACTTTAGAGCTGGTACGTATAGTCGATGTCCATGCAATGGCTCCGGCTGCAAAGGGTTGCAAGCATCGAAGTGGTCAACCCCAGAGTGAGGTTGCTGATGCACTGATAGATGAAttaagtggaagaaaaaagaaccaGCCAGCACgagagaggaaacaaactacggcacaacacaaaaaccAAGGCGATACTCCCAATAATGAAGGAACGGGCTCACCATATGAACTGACTTGTTTTACCAACGAGTTTAACTGTTTTTCGCGCGACTTTGAGGACCGTTGTGACCGCTACACACGTCACCTGGCGGAGGCGTGTTTTGGAAGGGAACTGATGTACGAGGTTGGACAGTCGTATGTCATATCAAGTCAGCGATTCCTTGGCATTTTACCTTTTTATGCACCAAAGCTTCACGTATACAAGAAAATTTTCTCTGGTGTTGACCGTGTCTATGCAGCGTTTCGCGAGAAGGTGGACGACAGAGCCAAAGATAATCCAGAGTGGTTGGCCAGGAAGGTTATGACGGAATATTTCAGCATGGAATTTGATTCGGTTGTGGCCGACGCAAGTTGTGTGCTTCGCTTTGCCGCTCAAAATGTTCTCCAGGACGTTGCGATCACGGAAGAGCAGCGCAGGCGACGGTGTTATGCACTTTGGTATTTGGGAGATCAAATGATGCGCAAGGGTGTGCCGTGGTCACGGACAGAGGTGAAGCGAGATGACGGTGAGTTGATGGCGTACATTCAGCAAGCCGCAAACTCTGCGGCCTCTACAAGTAAACCGGGTTCTTTTTAA
- a CDS encoding zinc finger protein, putative (similar in zinc finger region to FYVE finger-containing phosphoinositide kinase (EC 2.7.1.68) (1-phosphatidylinositol-4-phosphate 5-kinase) (PIP5K) (PtdIns(4)P-5-kinase) (p235). (Swiss-Prot:Q9Z1T6) [Mus musculus;]; contains Pfam PF01363: FYVE zinc finger) — protein MQKKNCRWKPDETSSECQQCAQAFDFFSRRHHCRCCGGLFCGCCSGSFIPRELLHKVCQVKEIKPHHPHVDNNPEEKETQSGGNPSLFAGLINTFMGRLSALQRVCLKCHWKARRLLEAFTEPSSSAADPTTTHPSYPIKCTLPGSGRERKIYVISLRGKSLFDKRDYVGLSAVFEELERLIGEGTGVPNATDECHDGRSHSATLNPSPSNDSISTLYSSDQSTFEATLCFDEAGAHRWKRRRGIMNLEESPRKSYHRVTLQVPVLIPECKGGDTLAGTVSNVRVRTRLVGLTQQQSFNREVLQQETIGTDAYVILPDEELGPVPRYSGITPESSFVLDAFGTPATGNGSVVSEPSYFAANSTLNPSGVVSRLNRGIDWLAHGTSMDGIRYVWETIEQFGGATPICAVIDYTPCDKETSTPGSPVTADTSKCRSDGAYTFGSGPIYVHCHKSEEQRYPSVREQASALHRALLLVVGKVIVRDWLQQNV, from the coding sequence atgcaaAAGAAGAACTGCAGGTGGAAACCGGACGAAACTTCTTCAGAGTGCCAACAATGTGCCCAAGCGTTTGATTTCTTCAGCAGGCGGCACCACTGCCGATGTTGTGGGGGCCTCTTTTGTGGTTGTTGCTCGGGCTCCTTCATTCCACGCGAGCTGTTGCATAAAGTTTGtcaagtgaaggaaataaaaccACATCATCCACATGTGGACAACAATccggaggaaaaggaaacgcaAAGTGGTGGGAACCCGTCTCTTTTCGCGGGTCTCATAAATACTTTCATGGGGAGGCTCTCGGCTTTACAGCGTGTGTGTTTAAAATGCCATTGGAAGGCGCGGAGACTTTTAGAAGCCTTTACAGAACCATCCAGCAGTGCCGCAGATCCCACTACAACTCATCCGTCTTATCCAATAAAATGTACTTTACCCGGCAGTGGCAGAGAGCGGAAGATTTATGTTATTTCTCTGCGTGGCAAATCTCTATTTGATAAGCGTGACTATGTTGGGTTGTCGGCAGTCTTTGAAGAACTTGAGCGACTTATCGGAGAAGGTACCGGTGTCCCCAATGCAACAGACGAGTGTCATGATGGTCGAAGTCATAGCGCAACTCTCAACCCCAGTCCATCAAATGACTCAATTTCTACGCTTTACAGTAGTGATCAAAGTACATTTGAGGCCACCTTATGTTTTGATGAAGCGGGAGCACACCGCTGGAAACGCCGGCGAGGGATTATGAACCTGGAGGAATCACCTCGGAAGAGTTACCACAGAGTTACATTGCAGGTGCCAGTTCTGATACCAGAGTGTAAAGGTGGTGATACGCTTGCAGGCACTGTAAGTAATGTGCGAGTTCGTACTCGACTTGTTGGACTTACTCAACAGCAAAGTTTCAACCGTGAGGTTTTACAACAGGAAACAATTGGTACTGATGCGTATGTCATACTTCCTGATGAGGAACTTGGACCCGTTCCGCGATATAGTGGTATTACTCCTGAAAGTAGCTTTGTACTTGATGCCTTTGGCACACCTGCAACAGGAAATGGAAGTGTGGTATCCGAGCCATCATATTTCGCGGCGAATTCAACACTCAACCCTTCGGGAGTTGTCTCGCGTCTTAATCGTGGAATCGACTGGTTGGCCCACGGCACGTCGATGGATGGCATTCGTTACGTGTGGGAAACAATTGAGCAATTTGGAGGAGCAACGCCTATTTGTGCTGTAATTGATTACACACCATGTGATAAGGAAACTTCAACACCAGGAAGTCCCGTCACTGCGGACACGAGCAAATGCCGCAGTGATGGCGCCTATACATTTGGAAGCGGCCCAATTTATGTGCATTGCCACAAAAGTGAAGAACAGCGATATCCATCTGTGAGGGAGCAGGCGTCTGCATTACATCGGGCCTTACTGCTTGTTGTTGGCAAAGTTATTGTTCGTGATTGGTTACAACAGAATGTGTAa
- a CDS encoding heat shock 70 kDa protein, putative (similar to SP:O59855: Probable heat shock protein C1739.13. [Fission yeast] {Schizosaccharomyces pombe}) gives MPAPAIGIDLGTTYSCVGVFKNDQVEIVANDQGNRTTPSYVSFSETERLVGDAAKNQVAMNPTNTVFDAKRIIGRKYDDPDLQADMKHWPFKVTVKEGKPVVEVEYQGERRTFFPEEISAMVLQKMKEIAESYLGEKVSKAVVTVPAYFNDSQRQATKDAGSIAGLEVLRIVNEPTAAAIAYGMDRSSEGAMKTVLIFDLGGGTFDVTLLNIDGGLFEVRATAGDTHLGGEDFDSRLVDYFATEFRTRTGKDLRGNARAMRRLRTACERVKRTLSSSASTNIEIDALYEGFDFFSKITRARFEEMCRDQFERCLEPVRKVLKDAEVDASAVDDVVLVGGSTRIPRVQQLVQNFFNGKEPNRSINPDEAVAYGAAVQAHIVSGGKSKQTKDLLLVDVTPLSLGVETAGGVMSVLIPRNTSVPAQKSQTFSTNADNQRSVEIKVYEGERPLVSQCQCLGTFTLTDIPPAPRGKPRITVSFDVNVDGILVVTAVEETAGKTQAITISNDKGRLSREQIDKMVAEAEKFAEEDRANAEKIEARNSVENYTFSLRSTLSDPDVQQNISQEDQQKIQTVVNAVVNWLDENRDATKEEYDAKNKEIEQVAHPILSAYYVKRAMEQAPPAPPSGEGEGNAPVPDDVD, from the coding sequence atgCCTGCTCCGGCGATCGGCATTGATCTTGGCACAACTTACTCGTGCGTGGGTGTGTTCAAAAATGATCAGGTTGAAATTGTCGCCAACGATCAGGGTAACCGCACAACACCTTCTTATGTGTCCTTCAGTGAAACTGAGCGACTGGTTGGCGATGCCGCAAAGAATCAAGTGGCCATGAACCCAACAAATACGGTGTTTGATGCCAAGCGAATAATTGGCCGAAAATATGATGACCCAGACCTGCAAGCTGACATGAAACATTGGCCCTTTAAGGTAACtgtgaaggaagggaaaccgGTTGTGGAGGTAGAGTACCAAGGTGAGAGGAGAACCTTTTTCCCCGAAGAGATAAGTGCGATGGTCttgcagaaaatgaaggaaatcgCGGAATCCTACCTTGGCGAGAAGGTATCAAAGGCCGTCGTGACTGTGCCTGCGTATTTCAACGACTCGCAACGtcaagcaacaaaagacGCGGGATCAATTGCTGGTCTTGAGGTGTTGCGCATCGTTAACGAACCAACAGCCGCAGCCATTGCGTATGGCATGGACAGAAGTTCTGAAGGAGCAATGAAGACGGTGCTCATCTTTGATCTTGGAGGTGGTACTTTTGATGTGACGTTGCTAAACATTGACGGTGGCTTATTTGAAGTGAGGGCAACTGCTGGTGACACACATCTTGGTGGGGAAGACTTTGACAGCCGCCTTGTGGATTACTTCGCGACTGAGTTCAGAACCCGCACCGGTAAGGATTTGCGTGGAAACGCACGTGCGATGAGGCGTTTGCGTACGGCATGCGAACGGGTGAAGCGAACACTTTCCAGTTCAGCAAGCACCAACATTGAGATTGATGCACTGTATGAAGGGTTTGACTTTTTCTCCAAAATAACGCGAGCTCGGTTCGAGGAGATGTGCCGTGACCAATTCGAGCGCTGCCTAGAGCCAGTGAGGAAGGTCCTGAAAGATGCCGAGGTTGATGCATCGGCAGTGGACGATGTGGTTCTTGTCGGTGGATCAACTCGCATTCCCCGCGTGCAACAGTTGGTGCAGAACTTTTTCAACGGCAAGGAGCCGAACCGTTCAATCAACCCTGATGAGGCGGTTGCTTATGGAGCCGCGGTACAAGCTCATATCGTATCTGGTGGCAAAAGTAAGCAAACGAAAGACCTTCTCCTAGTCGATGTGACTCCGCTTTCACTGGGTGTTGAAACTGCCGGTGGTGTAATGTCTGTGCTCATTCCGCGCAACACCAGCGTGCCCGCACAAAAATCGCAAACATTTTCCACCAACGCTGACAACCAACGCAGTGTTGAAATCAAAGTTTACGAGGGTGAGCGCCCCTTGGTGTCGCAATGCCAATGCTTAGGAACATTTACGCTCACTGACATCCCCCCTGCGCCCCGCGGCAAGCCGCGGATTACCGTGAGCTTCGACGTGAACGTTGACGGCATTCTTGTTGTTACCGCTGTGGAAGAGACGGCTGGTAAAACACAAGCCATCACCATATCGAATGACAAGGGTCGGCTCTCACGCGAACAGATTGACAAAATGGTTGCGGAGGCTGAAAAATTCGCGGAAGAGGACCGAGCAAACGCAGAAAAGATTGAAGCACGCAATTCCGTTGAGAACTACACATTTTCGCTTCGCTCTACGCTAAGCGACCCCGACGTCCAGCAGAACATTAGTCAAGAAGACCAGCAGAAGATCCAAACCGTTGTGAATGCTGTGGTAAATTGGCTTGATGAGAATCGTGATGCAACAAAGGAGGAATATGACGCCAAGAATAAAGAAATTGAGCAGGTGGCGCACCCCATTCTCTCCGCATATTACGTAAAGCGGGCAATGGAACAGGCACCTCCGGCACCTCCTTCAGGAGAGGGCGAAGGAAACGCTCCAGTCCCCGATGATGTTGACTAA
- a CDS encoding chaperone protein DNAJ, putative, which yields MSSGLTARRLILQQLTAVTQHIPLQARRTSGKGWWLSSFVRPEGDRRVFTLITEEEVAFLKRRCEEEGDEGRVILSTRPTRNIVRAVGGAALNITLSFLVSPLLALSVSLEAIRLRGLRPAALVIAPGVGLFWGAVFMAIAWYAAVQQMLLCGVHTLRAPIFYLFCPGCCWNELSCRYEYPSGVVGNSHPLLSLQAPPEKLFERAMKRETRRKRRGKRDVGYERKGGTHPSEGDDYYAILGVTRDATPQQIKEAYNRLALEIHPDRNPSQSAASQFDVLTKAYRVLGNAEKRRKYDMGGRSGVEDIGKKKRGAVRALFGGDALYAIVGDVKTGSFSQRVIDGLDWTQEELAIFRQRTLERCRDELLSVYLQPLRSEKDSKGAPALQELKGRLQRLLNTGLAREVLHAVGHEYMRVVLYGKASGPRERMTLYLNEAGPHRMRRRLDKWRHLCRIRQHTLRDSATMVDLAWYTSVEELESTARWVATSLLLDHQVPEEERRQRLEALQALAEIFITYGQSYKGANKQTMDALMNSLRDYYQQQKRGEGG from the coding sequence ATGTCAAGTGGACTAACAGCCAGGCGGCTCATTCTTCAGCAGTTGACCGCGGTGACGCAACACATCCCGCTCCAAGCACGGCGCACCAGTGGTAAAGGATGGTGgctttcctcctttgtcCGACCAGAAGGCGATCGCAGGGTTTTCACGCTAATAACGGAGGAGGAAGTTGCATTTCTGAAGCGGCGCTGTGAGGAAGAAGGTGATGAGGGGCGTGTGATCCTTTCAACACGCCCAACGAGGAATATAGTGAGGGCTGTGGGTGGGGCTGCCCTTAATATAAcgctttcttttctcgtTTCGCCGTTACTGGCGCTTTCCGTATCCCTTGAGGCGATACGGTTGCGAGGCTTGAGACCAGCGGCTTTAGTCATTGCCCCAGGTGTTGGGTTGTTCTGGGGAGCTGTTTTTATGGCCATTGCATGGTACGCGGCTGTGCAACAGATGCTGCTATGCGGCGTTCACACGTTGAGGGCGCCCATATTTTACCTGTTTTGCCCAGGTTGCTGCTGGAATGAACTCTCCTGCAGATATGAGTACCCCTCTGGTGTTGTTGGCAATTCCCATCCACTTCTCTCACTTCAGGCACCACCGGAAAAACTGTTCGAGCGGGCAATGAAGCGGGAAACGCGTCGCAAGCGCCGGGGCAAGCGAGATGTAGGGTATGAACGAAAGGGAGGTACACACCCTAGTGAAGGTGACGATTACTATGCAATTCTAGGTGTTACACGGGACGCAACACCGCAGCAAATCAAAGAGGCTTACAATCGTCTTGCTCTTGAAATTCACCCTGACAGGAATCCAAGCCAATCAGCAGCGTCTCAGTTTGACGTTTTAACCAAAGCATACCGTGTTCTTGGTAACGCGGAGAAGCGCCGTAAGTATGATATGGGTGGGAGAAGTGGGGTAGAGGACATAGGTAAGAAGAAGCGTGGTGCTGTTCGGGCCCTATTTGGTGGTGACGCTCTGTATGCCATAGTGGGTGACGTTAAGACAGGGAGCTTTTCGCAACGTGTAATTGATGGACTTGACTGGACACAGGAAGAGCTTGCTATTTTCAGGCAGCGCACGCTGGAACGGTGTCGCGATGAGTTGCTTAGCGTTTACTTGCAACCTCTACGGAGCGAGAAGGACAGCAAGGGCGCGCCTGCGCTTCAGGAACTCAAGGGACGCTTGCAACGGTTACTTAACACGGGTCTTGCGCGCGAGGTTCTGCATGCGGTGGGTCATGAGTACATGCGTGTGGTGCTGTACGGCAAAGCGTCTGGACCAAGGGAGAGAATGACTCTGTATTTAAACGAGGCGGGGCCGCATCGTATGCGTCGACGCCTTGACAAATGGCGCCACTTGTGCCGCATCCGCCAACACACTCTTAGGGATTCTGCTACAATGGTGGATTTGGCCTGGTACACCTCCGTTGAGGAATTGGAGAGCACAGCTCGGTGGGTGGCAACGTCTCTTCTACTGGATCATCAGGTACCCGAAGAGGAGCGGCGACAGCGACTTGAAGCCTTGCAGGCACTGGCTGAAATATTCATAACTTACGGCCAGTCGTACAAAGGTGCTAATAAGCAAACCATGGACGCTCTAATGAATTCCCTCAGAGATTATTATCAACAGCAGAAACGAGGTGAAGGTGGTTAA